A genome region from Salinigranum halophilum includes the following:
- a CDS encoding Lrp/AsnC family transcriptional regulator, which produces MTKVDLDEVDFQLLRRLDEDTDVDVDELSDELDVSTSTIYYRMEKYRKQGIITGKVTQLDPQALGLGLMAITEINADYNGPGYEEVAEKLAAYSGVQRVFFMLGEMSFYVISRVQDHEHLQRLMERIIQTEGIENSTTNIVLRTFKDEDRLLVNYDEDDLERVFR; this is translated from the coding sequence ATGACAAAGGTCGACCTCGACGAGGTGGATTTTCAGCTGTTACGGCGACTGGACGAGGATACTGACGTGGACGTCGACGAATTGAGTGACGAACTAGACGTGAGCACATCGACCATCTACTACCGGATGGAGAAGTACCGAAAGCAAGGCATCATCACTGGAAAAGTCACGCAACTCGACCCACAGGCGCTCGGCCTGGGCCTCATGGCGATCACCGAGATCAACGCGGACTACAACGGCCCTGGTTATGAGGAAGTCGCCGAGAAGCTCGCGGCGTACTCAGGCGTCCAGCGCGTGTTCTTCATGCTCGGGGAGATGTCTTTTTACGTAATCTCCCGCGTTCAAGATCACGAACACCTCCAACGACTCATGGAGCGAATCATCCAGACGGAGGGGATCGAAAACTCCACCACGAATATCGTCCTCCGGACATTCAAAGACGAGGACCGACTCTTGGTCAATTACGACGAGGATGATCTCGAACGTGTGTTCAGATGA
- a CDS encoding carbon-nitrogen hydrolase family protein yields MNRFAVDVVQFDSRLETDDDDDPVERMADAVASSEAELIVFPELATTGYHVFDALDDVAEPVPGPTTDVLGAAAADAESHVLFGMPVRSCEGVSNAAVWLDSDGAVRAQYDKRHLWGDERTAFTPGETYVAVDAPFGRVGIQVCYDLNFPAASAALARAECDVVVNLSAWTVRMERDWHTLLPARAVEQGAYVVGCNRAGLEAGNSFCGQSTVIEPDGATVVKMGDAPGRVSVTLDPGVVDAERARNPMRTDRPTVDADLTVQ; encoded by the coding sequence ATGAACCGCTTTGCCGTCGACGTCGTCCAGTTCGACAGTCGGCTCGAAACCGACGATGACGACGACCCAGTTGAGCGGATGGCCGACGCAGTCGCGTCCTCCGAGGCAGAGTTGATCGTGTTCCCCGAACTCGCCACGACAGGCTACCACGTGTTCGATGCGCTGGACGACGTGGCAGAACCGGTTCCTGGCCCGACGACCGACGTACTCGGGGCAGCGGCCGCAGATGCCGAGAGCCACGTCCTGTTCGGAATGCCGGTCCGGAGCTGTGAGGGGGTCTCGAACGCTGCAGTCTGGCTCGACTCGGACGGTGCCGTCCGTGCACAGTACGACAAGCGACACCTCTGGGGGGACGAACGAACCGCCTTCACGCCAGGGGAAACGTACGTCGCCGTCGACGCGCCCTTCGGCCGCGTCGGGATCCAGGTCTGCTACGACCTGAATTTCCCCGCGGCTAGCGCTGCCCTCGCTCGGGCAGAGTGTGACGTAGTGGTCAACCTCTCCGCATGGACGGTCCGCATGGAACGCGACTGGCATACCCTTCTCCCAGCACGGGCGGTCGAACAGGGCGCGTACGTCGTCGGTTGTAACCGTGCCGGACTGGAAGCGGGCAACAGCTTCTGCGGACAGAGCACTGTCATCGAACCCGATGGAGCGACTGTTGTGAAGATGGGCGACGCACCCGGTCGGGTCTCGGTCACGCTCGATCCGGGCGTGGTTGACGCCGAGCGCGCGCGGAATCCGATGCGTACGGACCGCCCGACAGTCGACGCAGACCTCACGGTTCAGTGA
- a CDS encoding enoyl-CoA hydratase/isomerase family protein, whose product MTDTAFDIGVETDGPIRVEATGEHIARVTYDRPDAMNAYNEALLRVAVETFERLDDHEAVRAIVLTGAGDAFCAGVDLNDMPLRPEMEFVEYETGLGLFQDVVRTIRSIGTPVVAAVNGYALGAGSDTALACDFRVVSDEAVLGETFIDVGFVPGDGGAFLLPRLIGEARAKELIFTGRRLAGAEIVDWDLAREHVSPDRLLDAAEEFASELANRPPIALAQSKHLINDSFDVDLDRALDDATRAQRICSQTHDHTEAVAAFREDREPEFEGR is encoded by the coding sequence ATGACTGACACAGCGTTCGATATCGGTGTCGAGACCGACGGCCCGATCAGAGTCGAGGCCACGGGCGAACACATCGCTCGCGTCACGTACGATCGTCCCGACGCGATGAACGCCTACAACGAGGCCCTCTTGCGTGTCGCAGTCGAGACATTCGAGCGCCTGGATGACCACGAGGCGGTCCGAGCCATCGTTCTTACGGGCGCCGGCGACGCGTTCTGTGCCGGCGTCGATCTGAACGACATGCCACTTCGCCCGGAGATGGAGTTCGTCGAGTACGAGACGGGCCTCGGGCTCTTTCAGGACGTTGTCCGAACCATCCGGAGTATCGGGACGCCCGTCGTTGCGGCCGTGAACGGATACGCCCTGGGCGCGGGTTCCGACACTGCTCTCGCCTGTGATTTCCGTGTCGTGAGCGACGAGGCCGTCCTCGGGGAGACATTCATCGACGTTGGGTTCGTTCCGGGAGACGGTGGCGCGTTCCTCCTTCCCCGGTTGATCGGCGAGGCACGGGCGAAGGAACTCATCTTCACTGGGCGGCGGCTCGCCGGGGCGGAGATCGTCGACTGGGACCTCGCCCGTGAGCACGTGTCGCCCGATCGCCTCCTCGACGCTGCCGAGGAGTTCGCCTCAGAACTGGCTAACAGGCCACCCATCGCGCTCGCCCAGAGCAAGCACCTGATCAACGACAGCTTCGACGTTGACCTCGATCGAGCGCTGGACGACGCGACGCGCGCCCAGCGTATCTGTTCGCAGACGCATGACCATACGGAGGCCGTCGCGGCGTTCCGAGAGGACCGCGAACCGGAGTTCGAGGGCAGATGA